Proteins from one Deinococcus sp. AB2017081 genomic window:
- a CDS encoding ABC transporter permease subunit, giving the protein MTAAALPVDVDAPIRLDAVAVRLGGETILGGVTLDVRRGEFLALIGPSGGGKSTVLRVIAGLLRPAAGTVQVESTPALVFQDYRLLPWRTALRNVQLPAVLGTGGGLDAREALHLVGMDAYADYYPAQLSGGMRARIALARALAQSGDVLLLDEPFAALDALVRERFNAELRHLHEKTGRTTVLVTHSIREAVWLADRVAVLRNGVIVEVLDTRGEGRVSAYTDGLERHLRAVLGAGDSTRIRTEASEPFSWSRLLPLLAIVLGLAGWAAAAALLDQPFLLPTPGAVWAKLTGNPALFASSFGVTVGTALAGTLLGGSLGLLIGYPLARIRALERFLSPFLVASQSTPIVVLAPLLVSWLGYGHLPAVLVSALSALYPVMVSTLVGVREVDRAYHEVFSSLRATPMQRLLHLELPGALPVLLGGLRLAASLALIGAVVWEFVDPNQQGLGFRVQAAGAYYDKATQFAAIALLVLFGVLVYSLITALERRVMRRRGR; this is encoded by the coding sequence GTGACCGCTGCCGCGCTGCCGGTGGACGTGGACGCGCCCATCCGCCTGGACGCCGTGGCGGTCAGACTCGGTGGCGAGACCATCCTGGGCGGCGTGACGCTGGACGTGCGCCGGGGCGAGTTCCTGGCGCTGATCGGGCCCTCGGGCGGGGGCAAGAGCACCGTATTGCGCGTGATCGCGGGCCTGCTGCGGCCGGCAGCCGGCACGGTGCAGGTCGAGTCCACCCCCGCGCTGGTCTTCCAGGACTACCGCCTGCTGCCGTGGCGCACGGCGCTGCGCAACGTCCAGCTTCCGGCCGTGCTGGGCACCGGCGGCGGCCTGGACGCCCGCGAGGCGCTGCATCTGGTCGGCATGGACGCCTACGCCGACTACTACCCGGCACAGCTCTCGGGCGGCATGCGGGCCCGCATCGCGCTGGCCCGCGCTCTGGCCCAGAGCGGCGACGTGCTGCTGCTCGACGAGCCCTTCGCGGCGCTCGACGCCCTGGTGCGCGAGCGCTTCAACGCCGAGCTACGCCACCTGCACGAGAAGACCGGCCGCACCACCGTGCTCGTCACGCACTCGATCCGCGAGGCCGTGTGGCTGGCCGACCGTGTGGCGGTGCTGCGGAACGGCGTGATCGTGGAGGTGCTCGACACGCGCGGCGAGGGCCGCGTCAGCGCGTACACCGACGGCCTGGAACGGCACCTGCGGGCGGTGCTGGGGGCCGGCGACTCCACCCGCATCCGCACCGAGGCGAGCGAGCCCTTCAGCTGGTCGCGGCTGCTGCCGCTGCTGGCGATCGTGCTGGGGCTGGCGGGTTGGGCGGCGGCGGCGGCGCTGCTCGATCAGCCCTTCCTGCTCCCTACGCCGGGCGCGGTGTGGGCGAAGCTGACCGGCAATCCGGCGCTGTTCGCGTCGTCGTTCGGGGTCACGGTGGGCACGGCGCTGGCGGGCACGCTGCTGGGCGGCTCGCTGGGCCTGCTGATCGGCTACCCGCTGGCGCGGATCCGGGCGCTGGAGCGCTTCCTGAGCCCCTTTCTGGTGGCGTCGCAGAGCACGCCGATCGTGGTGCTGGCCCCGCTGCTGGTGTCGTGGCTGGGCTACGGCCACCTGCCGGCGGTGCTCGTGTCGGCCCTGAGTGCCCTGTACCCCGTGATGGTCTCCACGCTGGTCGGCGTGCGCGAGGTCGACCGGGCGTACCACGAGGTCTTCTCGTCGCTGCGGGCCACCCCCATGCAGCGCCTGCTGCACCTGGAACTGCCGGGCGCCCTGCCGGTGCTGCTGGGCGGCCTGCGACTGGCGGCCAGCCTCGCGCTGATCGGGGCGGTCGTGTGGGAATTCGTCGATCCGAACCAGCAGGGGCTGGGCTTCCGGGTGCAGGCGGCCGGCGCGTACTACGACAAGGCCACGCAGTTCGCAGCGATCGCGCTGCTGGTGCTGTTCGGGGTGCTGGTGTACTCGCTGATCACGGCCCTGGAACGCCGCGTCATGCGTAGGCGCGGACGCTGA
- a CDS encoding NUDIX domain-containing protein codes for MQRPVVCVGALVWGTDGRVLLVRTTKWRGLWGVPGGKVEWGETLLDAVRREFQEEVGLELHDVLYAQTQESVRSPEFHTDAHLLLVDFFASTSGHDITPNEEIEEWAWVPLRGALDYPLNTITRTLVELAVQREELA; via the coding sequence ATGCAGAGGCCGGTGGTGTGTGTGGGGGCGCTGGTGTGGGGCACGGACGGCCGGGTGCTGCTCGTCCGGACGACCAAGTGGCGGGGGCTGTGGGGCGTGCCAGGCGGCAAGGTCGAGTGGGGCGAGACCCTGCTGGATGCGGTGAGACGTGAATTTCAGGAGGAGGTCGGCCTGGAACTCCACGACGTCCTGTACGCGCAGACCCAGGAATCGGTGCGGTCGCCCGAGTTCCACACGGACGCGCATCTGCTGCTCGTCGATTTCTTCGCGTCCACCTCCGGCCACGACATCACGCCGAACGAGGAGATCGAGGAGTGGGCGTGGGTGCCGCTGCGCGGGGCGCTGGACTACCCGCTGAACACCATCACCCGGACGCTGGTGGAACTCGCCGTGCAGCGCGAGGAACTCGCGTGA
- the tmpR gene encoding bifunctional dihydropteridine reductase/dihydrofolate reductase TmpR gives MTAPPVPPDVAGRTALVTGAARGIGRALAVALAREGCHVAVHYRSSEADAHETARQCREAGVQAVILQADVTDPARARRLVQDAHAALPGPGLGVLVNNVGNYVNRPLLDTTDAEWADMLGSNLTSTFATCQEAARLMQHLGYGRIVNLGYAGARNVLARPGIVPYVIAKAGVLHLTRSLAVVLAGSGVSVNAVSPGVIETSVSQPLRDIPAGRLGTVQELVDAALSFVRASDYLTGQELEVAGGWNL, from the coding sequence GTGACCGCACCGCCGGTGCCACCGGACGTGGCGGGCCGCACCGCCCTGGTCACGGGCGCGGCTCGTGGGATCGGGCGGGCACTGGCGGTGGCCCTGGCCCGCGAGGGCTGCCACGTGGCCGTGCACTACCGCAGCAGCGAGGCCGACGCCCACGAGACTGCCCGGCAGTGCCGTGAGGCCGGCGTACAGGCCGTCATCCTGCAGGCGGACGTCACCGATCCCGCCCGGGCGCGACGACTCGTGCAGGACGCCCACGCGGCGCTCCCCGGCCCCGGCCTGGGGGTGCTGGTGAACAACGTGGGCAACTACGTGAACCGCCCCCTGCTGGACACCACCGATGCCGAGTGGGCCGACATGCTGGGCAGCAACCTCACCTCGACCTTCGCCACGTGCCAGGAGGCCGCTCGGCTCATGCAGCACCTCGGCTACGGCCGGATCGTGAACCTCGGCTACGCGGGTGCCCGCAACGTCCTGGCGCGGCCGGGCATCGTCCCCTACGTGATTGCCAAGGCCGGAGTCCTGCACCTGACCCGCTCGCTGGCCGTCGTGCTGGCGGGCAGCGGCGTCAGCGTGAATGCGGTGTCCCCCGGCGTGATCGAGACCAGTGTGAGCCAGCCCCTGCGCGACATCCCCGCCGGGCGGCTGGGTACCGTACAGGAACTCGTGGACGCCGCCCTGTCCTTCGTGAGGGCCAGCGACTACCTGACCGGCCAGGAGCTGGAAGTGGCCGGGGGCTGGAACCTGTAG
- the purE gene encoding 5-(carboxyamino)imidazole ribonucleotide mutase, protein MGVVMGSRSDFETMQGALDVLRDLDIPYEVRVLSAHRTPGLLPTYGARAERLNLACIIAGAGGAAHLPGMLAAFTRVPVLGVPVQSRALSGQDSLLSIVQMPAGIPVATFAIGVAGAKNAALFAAAILATTDTAVRERLDAHRARQTQAVLDDPFFEGHPRAGAE, encoded by the coding sequence GTGGGCGTGGTGATGGGCAGCCGCAGCGACTTCGAGACCATGCAGGGCGCCCTGGACGTGCTCCGTGACCTCGACATTCCGTACGAGGTGCGGGTGCTCTCGGCGCACCGCACGCCGGGCCTGCTGCCGACCTACGGTGCGCGGGCCGAGCGGCTGAACCTGGCGTGCATCATCGCCGGGGCGGGGGGGGCGGCGCACCTGCCGGGGATGCTCGCGGCCTTCACGCGGGTGCCGGTGCTGGGCGTGCCCGTGCAGTCGCGGGCACTGAGCGGCCAGGACAGCCTGCTGAGCATCGTGCAGATGCCCGCAGGCATTCCCGTGGCGACCTTCGCCATCGGCGTGGCGGGCGCGAAGAACGCCGCCCTGTTCGCCGCCGCGATCCTGGCGACCACCGACACGGCGGTGCGCGAGCGGCTGGATGCCCACCGCGCCCGCCAGACCCAGGCCGTGCTGGACGACCCCTTCTTCGAGGGACATCCCCGGGCGGGTGCGGAATGA
- the purK gene encoding 5-(carboxyamino)imidazole ribonucleotide synthase: MTPLAHLGILGGGQLAQMLALAALPLGVRVTVLEPDAQAPARRCADHIHAPYTDPAGLDALAACDAVTLEFENVPVAALDALRGRVPVRPGAGLLDRSKHRAREKQALRAAGARTAPFVVIEDAAALQGALRAVGGHGILKTSELGYDGRGQRRVASDHDLGTAWEGLGGVPCVLEGLVPFEREVSLGVARTPDGRVAFGPLVENVHRDGILRTSVFPAEVPDGVEAAAREQARAVADAWGLEGLMTLEFFQLPGGELLVNEVAPRVHNSGHLTQDGGGISQFEAQVRAVLGRPITDWRPLHPCAMVNVVGVAGPDGTPLESDWAGIDALEGTHVHLYHKDWRAGRKLGHVNLVAPDTALLRARLTSLEALVP; the protein is encoded by the coding sequence ATGACCCCGCTGGCCCATCTTGGCATCCTGGGCGGCGGGCAGCTCGCGCAGATGCTAGCGCTGGCCGCCCTGCCGCTGGGCGTGCGCGTGACCGTGCTGGAACCCGACGCCCAGGCCCCGGCTCGGCGGTGTGCCGACCACATCCACGCGCCGTATACCGACCCGGCCGGGCTGGACGCCCTGGCCGCGTGCGACGCCGTGACCCTGGAGTTCGAGAACGTGCCGGTGGCCGCCCTGGACGCACTGCGCGGGCGCGTGCCGGTGCGGCCCGGTGCCGGGCTGCTGGACCGCAGCAAGCACCGGGCCCGCGAGAAGCAGGCGCTGCGGGCGGCCGGGGCACGCACCGCGCCTTTCGTGGTCATCGAGGACGCAGCGGCCCTCCAGGGAGCACTGCGGGCGGTGGGCGGCCACGGCATCCTGAAGACCAGCGAACTCGGCTACGACGGCAGGGGCCAGCGCCGCGTGGCCAGCGACCATGACCTGGGCACGGCGTGGGAGGGGCTCGGCGGCGTGCCCTGTGTGCTGGAGGGACTGGTGCCGTTCGAGCGCGAGGTCAGTCTGGGGGTGGCCCGCACGCCGGATGGTCGGGTGGCCTTCGGGCCACTGGTCGAGAACGTGCACAGGGACGGCATCCTGCGTACCAGCGTGTTCCCGGCGGAGGTGCCGGACGGGGTGGAGGCCGCCGCCCGCGAGCAGGCCCGTGCCGTGGCCGACGCCTGGGGCCTGGAGGGCCTGATGACGCTGGAGTTCTTCCAGCTGCCCGGCGGTGAGCTGCTCGTGAACGAGGTCGCGCCGCGCGTGCACAACAGCGGCCACCTCACCCAGGACGGCGGCGGGATCAGCCAGTTCGAAGCCCAGGTTCGGGCGGTGCTGGGCCGGCCGATCACCGACTGGCGGCCCCTCCACCCGTGCGCCATGGTGAACGTGGTCGGCGTGGCCGGCCCCGATGGCACGCCGCTGGAATCCGACTGGGCCGGGATCGATGCACTGGAAGGTACTCACGTGCATCTGTACCACAAGGACTGGCGGGCCGGACGCAAGCTGGGGCACGTGAACCTCGTGGCGCCGGACACAGCACTCCTGCGGGCCCGGCTGACCTCGCTGGAGGCGCTGGTGCCGTGA
- a CDS encoding VanW family protein produces MTRLLLPLLTLSLVTAAHAQSPFKLVLTASEQKIRKGEVTTHAFTKSWTLPAAGVKASSAHGKVSTTLSPVLAQIEKTVNARKPVPATFRNVGGSWVATDQTGWIFDRDGTKANLLKAIRAGKPTAQIAYRRVVPARSVAVLAQRGVRWHVATGNSSYRGSPNFRVKNVLVGASKLDNFFIAPGHEFDFNKEVGQIDASTGFVKGFVISGGTLSKEDGGGICQVSTTIFRALYKAGLPITERHEHSHRVGYYDPVGFEATVYAPAKNLRMKNDTGRHLFIQAAWDRRAQTLRFDVFGANTGRSVTISKPVITAFKAPASPSYTPDVRVAAGGRRLLDTPMQGMTSVITRTVKVRGKMVSRDTLKSVYKPWGAVYGVNPGDRRLN; encoded by the coding sequence GTGACGCGCCTCCTCCTGCCCCTGCTGACCCTCTCCCTGGTGACCGCCGCCCACGCGCAGTCCCCCTTCAAGCTCGTCCTGACCGCCAGCGAACAGAAGATCCGGAAGGGTGAGGTCACCACGCACGCCTTCACGAAGTCGTGGACACTCCCGGCCGCTGGCGTGAAGGCCAGCAGCGCGCACGGCAAGGTCAGCACCACCCTGAGCCCGGTGCTGGCGCAGATCGAGAAGACCGTGAACGCCCGCAAGCCCGTTCCCGCGACCTTCCGCAACGTGGGCGGGTCGTGGGTCGCCACTGACCAGACCGGCTGGATCTTCGACCGCGACGGCACCAAGGCAAACCTTCTGAAGGCCATCCGGGCGGGGAAGCCCACCGCCCAGATCGCGTACCGGCGCGTCGTGCCGGCCCGCAGCGTGGCGGTGCTCGCGCAGCGCGGGGTGCGGTGGCATGTCGCCACCGGCAACAGTTCCTACCGGGGCAGCCCGAACTTCCGTGTGAAGAACGTCCTGGTGGGCGCCAGCAAGCTCGACAACTTCTTCATCGCGCCCGGCCACGAGTTCGATTTCAATAAGGAGGTCGGGCAGATCGACGCCAGCACCGGCTTCGTGAAGGGCTTCGTCATCAGCGGCGGCACCCTGAGCAAGGAGGACGGCGGCGGCATCTGTCAGGTCAGCACGACCATCTTCCGGGCGCTGTATAAGGCCGGGCTGCCGATCACCGAGCGGCACGAGCACAGCCACCGGGTCGGGTACTACGACCCTGTCGGCTTCGAGGCGACCGTGTACGCCCCCGCCAAGAACCTGCGCATGAAGAACGACACCGGCCGGCACCTGTTCATCCAGGCCGCGTGGGATCGCAGGGCCCAGACCCTGCGCTTCGACGTGTTCGGCGCGAACACCGGGCGTAGCGTGACCATCAGCAAGCCGGTCATCACGGCCTTCAAGGCCCCGGCCAGTCCCAGTTACACGCCGGATGTCCGTGTGGCGGCCGGTGGCCGGCGCCTGCTCGACACACCAATGCAGGGCATGACCAGCGTGATCACGCGAACGGTGAAGGTCAGGGGCAAAATGGTCAGCAGGGACACGCTGAAGAGTGTCTACAAGCCGTGGGGCGCGGTGTACGGCGTGAATCCGGGGGACCGGCGGCTGAACTGA
- a CDS encoding GNAT family N-acetyltransferase, which produces MTAPTVPTEFRTARLLLRAPRPEDAQAQVDTVNASLPELRRWMLWAQEPQTLEGARENLARAAEAYATGENLRLLVWNADGTELVGSSGYHSLDWRVPKGEIGYWIATAHTGRGYAQEVAAFLTDYALNDLRLRRIEIRCDADNGRSARIPAALGYTLDARLVNFDVAADDPTRPRDTLIYSITR; this is translated from the coding sequence GTGACCGCGCCGACCGTGCCCACCGAGTTCCGCACTGCCCGCCTGCTGCTGCGTGCCCCCCGCCCGGAGGACGCCCAGGCCCAGGTGGACACCGTGAACGCCAGCCTGCCGGAACTGCGCCGCTGGATGCTGTGGGCGCAGGAACCGCAGACGCTGGAGGGCGCGCGGGAGAACCTCGCACGGGCCGCTGAGGCCTACGCCACGGGCGAGAACCTGCGCCTGCTCGTCTGGAACGCGGACGGCACGGAACTCGTCGGTTCCAGCGGGTACCACTCGCTGGACTGGCGCGTCCCGAAAGGGGAGATCGGGTACTGGATCGCCACGGCACACACTGGCCGCGGCTACGCGCAGGAGGTCGCCGCGTTCCTGACGGACTACGCCCTGAATGACCTGCGCCTGCGCCGTATCGAGATCCGCTGCGACGCGGACAACGGGCGCAGCGCCCGCATTCCCGCCGCCCTGGGTTACACCCTGGACGCGCGGCTCGTGAACTTCGACGTGGCCGCCGACGACCCCACGCGCCCGCGCGACACGCTGATCTACTCCATCACCCGCTGA
- the argB gene encoding acetylglutamate kinase, producing MIVKYGGNAMKSVELRRAVAAEIAALRAEMPVVVVHGGGPVIERELAARGVTSAFVGGLRVTSPEAMDVVEMALCQLNKQLSQDVGHAVGLMGRDSGLLQAEILDPALGRVGRVTGVNADLLRTLLGAGITPVLGCIAVGPDGDALNVNADTAAGAVAGALGEGIVFLTDVDGVYRAFPDPESRAATLTRTEAEGGIVDGWIAGGMIPKVRAALDALDRGAPFATIASGMTAGVLAAAARGEAGTRITP from the coding sequence ATGATCGTGAAGTACGGCGGGAATGCCATGAAGAGCGTGGAGCTGCGGCGGGCGGTGGCGGCGGAGATCGCGGCGCTGCGCGCGGAGATGCCGGTCGTGGTGGTGCACGGGGGCGGGCCGGTGATTGAGCGGGAGCTCGCGGCGCGGGGCGTGACCAGCGCGTTCGTCGGCGGGCTGCGCGTGACGAGTCCGGAGGCGATGGACGTGGTGGAGATGGCGCTGTGCCAGCTGAATAAACAGCTCTCGCAGGACGTGGGGCACGCGGTCGGGCTGATGGGCCGTGACTCTGGTCTCCTGCAGGCCGAGATCCTTGATCCGGCGCTGGGGCGGGTGGGCCGCGTGACCGGCGTGAATGCCGACCTGCTGCGCACCCTGCTGGGCGCAGGCATCACGCCCGTGCTGGGCTGCATCGCCGTGGGACCGGACGGAGACGCGCTGAACGTGAACGCCGACACGGCCGCAGGGGCGGTGGCCGGGGCTCTGGGCGAGGGCATCGTGTTCCTGACCGACGTGGACGGCGTATACCGCGCGTTCCCCGACCCGGAGAGCCGCGCAGCGACCCTGACCCGCACCGAGGCGGAGGGGGGCATCGTGGACGGCTGGATCGCGGGCGGGATGATCCCCAAGGTGCGCGCGGCTCTGGACGCCCTCGACCGCGGGGCTCCGTTCGCCACCATCGCCAGCGGCATGACCGCCGGGGTGCTGGCGGCGGCGGCGCGGGGCGAGGCGGGCACGCGCATCACGCCGTGA
- a CDS encoding PilT/PilU family type 4a pilus ATPase produces the protein MSVLNSVLSAIVKDGASDIHLRTGSAPAGRVDGEIKRYGDARLGPEHVEGFAREMMTPAMWTHFQEKREADFAYGIPNLARFRVNAYYQRGTIGLIMRVIEDKAIPSFKDLGLPEDTFGQLAQHERGLVLVTGPTGSGKTTTLASILDHINATQPVNIVTLEDPIEVLHRDRMAMISQRELGMDTLSFANGLRASMRQDPDIILIGEMRDKETVEAALSAAQTGHLVFSTLHTQDAVRTVNRIIDFFAPHERDQIRQGLSESIVGIISQRLLPRAGGGRVLGMEILLGTPTVRECIKDAERTEEIKQALLEGGSRGMHTFDQHLAELVAMGKMTPEDAMASATSPHELKIMMMRAQFA, from the coding sequence ATGAGTGTCCTGAACAGCGTACTGTCGGCGATCGTGAAGGATGGCGCGAGTGACATCCACCTGCGCACCGGAAGTGCCCCGGCTGGGCGCGTGGACGGCGAGATCAAGCGCTACGGCGACGCCCGGCTGGGGCCGGAGCACGTCGAGGGCTTTGCCCGCGAGATGATGACCCCCGCCATGTGGACACACTTCCAGGAGAAGCGCGAGGCAGATTTCGCGTATGGCATCCCCAATCTGGCCCGCTTCCGCGTGAACGCGTACTACCAGCGCGGCACCATCGGCCTGATCATGCGCGTGATCGAGGACAAGGCCATCCCGTCGTTCAAGGATCTGGGCCTGCCGGAGGACACCTTCGGGCAGCTCGCGCAGCACGAGCGCGGGCTGGTGCTGGTGACCGGCCCGACCGGCAGCGGCAAGACGACTACGCTGGCGAGCATCCTCGACCACATCAACGCCACGCAGCCCGTGAACATCGTGACGCTCGAAGACCCGATCGAGGTGCTGCACCGCGACCGGATGGCGATGATCAGCCAGCGGGAACTGGGCATGGACACCCTGAGCTTCGCCAACGGCCTGCGCGCCAGCATGCGGCAGGATCCCGACATCATCCTGATCGGCGAGATGCGCGACAAGGAGACCGTTGAGGCGGCGCTGTCGGCCGCGCAGACCGGGCACCTGGTCTTCAGCACACTGCACACGCAGGACGCCGTGCGCACCGTGAACCGCATCATCGACTTCTTCGCGCCGCACGAGCGCGACCAGATCCGCCAGGGCCTGTCGGAGAGCATCGTGGGGATCATCAGCCAGCGGCTGCTGCCACGTGCCGGGGGCGGGCGCGTGCTGGGCATGGAGATCCTGCTGGGCACCCCCACCGTGCGTGAATGCATCAAGGACGCCGAGCGCACCGAGGAGATCAAGCAGGCGCTGCTGGAAGGCGGCTCACGCGGCATGCACACCTTCGACCAGCACCTCGCCGAACTCGTGGCGATGGGCAAGATGACCCCGGAAGACGCCATGGCCTCCGCGACCAGCCCCCACGAACTGAAGATCATGATGATGCGCGCGCAGTTCGCGTAA